A genomic window from Planococcus rifietoensis includes:
- a CDS encoding sensor histidine kinase gives MEAMMTGMINNIFFIIFPIILYQMFATAGQRNFFVSHRITMTILFSISIILCMVFPYQFLTEDYIFDLRQVPMIVGALYGGPLVSAVLFIVSAVGRIAIGGDGMYIAILNQLLVAAGVPFLGPLYRKVNRWWKAALVFIISIVSLLFNMFAGYFFFGDPIHNLIGIWLMLMLNQGGIIILTALLIEHLQKQEYLYNSLMRHEKMETVSHFAAAVSHELRNPLQSVKGFVQLLQEYEYPRAKQLEFQQTILEEIKVAEDLIDDYLIYAKPVYGEMKRIEVEPELSHVIKIMTPYANARNVEIFVQGSDAASPILGDSQKLHQALVNIIRNGIEAMTDGGKLQVELETSAHTVCVHIQDEGVGMTKEQVKRLGEPYFSNKSKGTGLGLMVTYSILNQMGGDITVESEVGKGTKFTLEFPKLPNG, from the coding sequence ATGGAAGCAATGATGACCGGCATGATCAATAATATTTTCTTCATCATTTTTCCAATCATCCTCTATCAGATGTTCGCGACAGCCGGGCAGCGAAACTTCTTCGTTAGCCACAGGATCACCATGACGATCTTGTTTTCCATCTCCATCATCCTATGCATGGTGTTTCCGTACCAATTTCTTACGGAAGATTATATATTCGATCTCCGGCAAGTACCGATGATTGTCGGAGCTTTATACGGCGGGCCCCTGGTCAGTGCGGTGCTGTTTATCGTATCGGCTGTCGGGCGTATAGCCATAGGCGGGGATGGCATGTATATCGCTATCTTGAATCAGCTGTTGGTGGCCGCAGGCGTGCCTTTTCTTGGTCCGCTTTACCGGAAAGTCAATCGCTGGTGGAAAGCGGCGCTTGTTTTCATTATTTCGATTGTGTCGCTGCTATTCAATATGTTTGCGGGCTATTTCTTCTTTGGGGACCCGATCCACAACTTGATTGGAATCTGGCTTATGCTCATGCTCAATCAAGGCGGCATCATCATCTTGACTGCTTTGCTCATCGAGCATCTGCAAAAACAGGAGTATTTATATAATTCGCTCATGCGCCATGAAAAGATGGAGACGGTCAGCCATTTCGCGGCGGCTGTATCCCATGAACTGCGCAATCCGCTGCAAAGCGTAAAAGGGTTTGTCCAGCTGCTTCAAGAATATGAATACCCGCGGGCGAAACAGCTGGAGTTCCAGCAAACCATTCTGGAGGAAATCAAAGTAGCCGAAGACTTGATCGACGATTACTTGATTTATGCAAAGCCGGTTTACGGTGAAATGAAGCGCATCGAGGTGGAACCTGAACTATCCCATGTCATCAAAATCATGACGCCTTATGCCAATGCCAGGAATGTAGAAATTTTTGTACAGGGCTCTGACGCTGCCAGCCCGATTCTAGGCGATTCGCAAAAACTCCATCAGGCTTTGGTGAATATCATCCGGAACGGCATTGAAGCAATGACGGATGGCGGAAAACTGCAGGTCGAGCTTGAGACATCTGCCCATACGGTTTGTGTGCATATCCAAGACGAAGGCGTGGGCATGACGAAAGAACAAGTCAAGCGTCTCGGGGAACCGTATTTCTCCAATAAGTCGAAAGGGACAGGGCTTGGTCTCATGGTCACTTACAGCATACTCAATCAAATGGGCGGAGATATTACCGTAGAATCGGAAGTCGGCAAAGGGACTAAATTCACATTGGAATTTCCAAAACTGCCGAATGGATAA
- a CDS encoding sigma-70 family RNA polymerase sigma factor, translating into MEAFTEVADQYAPMISSLIRKLNIYTDYDAFRQLGFIALWQAWEKHDPEIGHFAPFAYRSIKGAMKDELTRRQKGGKKVKNSDLFLEEEEAVEWVAEQLPDWLDAALLSPKERRLLQEMYIDGYSLTELQKHYGVTLSGMKKRRERTLTKIRAAIDHPYKDR; encoded by the coding sequence ATGGAAGCTTTTACAGAAGTGGCAGACCAGTATGCGCCGATGATCTCATCGCTCATCCGCAAATTGAATATTTACACCGATTACGATGCATTCCGCCAACTTGGGTTTATCGCGCTATGGCAAGCGTGGGAAAAGCATGATCCGGAAATCGGCCATTTCGCGCCGTTTGCCTATCGCAGCATCAAAGGCGCCATGAAAGACGAATTGACAAGGCGCCAAAAAGGAGGCAAAAAGGTCAAGAATTCCGATTTATTTCTTGAAGAGGAAGAAGCGGTGGAATGGGTGGCCGAACAATTGCCGGACTGGCTGGATGCGGCTTTGTTGAGCCCGAAAGAAAGAAGGCTGCTTCAGGAGATGTATATAGATGGCTATAGCCTGACAGAATTGCAAAAACATTATGGCGTCACATTATCCGGCATGAAAAAGCGCAGGGAAAGGACCTTGACAAAGATACGCGCGGCAATTGACCATCCTTATAAAGATCGTTAA
- a CDS encoding competence protein ComK has protein sequence MNNCGDLQVDREVLFLESWYETGRRSRITTTYGIFYSPDSPLTLIDKASMLLSFPNGERRKATRHNLKAYEENIILFSHCGFAAFPTHPPSQLGCVWIFKHPYTLEAVSTFKTRIIYERYGIAKEVDASIHALSKQRKRLHEIVF, from the coding sequence ATGAATAATTGCGGCGATTTGCAGGTCGATCGGGAGGTCTTATTTCTCGAATCATGGTATGAGACAGGAAGGCGTTCACGCATCACCACGACATACGGCATTTTCTATTCGCCCGATTCGCCGCTAACTTTGATCGATAAAGCATCCATGTTGCTTTCTTTTCCTAATGGCGAACGCAGAAAAGCCACACGTCATAATCTCAAGGCATATGAAGAAAATATTATTTTATTTTCACATTGCGGGTTCGCCGCCTTTCCGACTCACCCCCCCTCCCAACTTGGTTGTGTATGGATCTTCAAACATCCATATACATTGGAGGCAGTCTCTACTTTCAAGACACGCATCATTTACGAACGCTACGGAATCGCCAAGGAGGTCGACGCCTCTATCCATGCTTTGTCCAAACAGCGGAAACGGCTGCACGAAATAGTGTTTTAA
- a CDS encoding GyrI-like domain-containing protein codes for MHYMNEPTIEARGEQPYVGITARISGHIGQAPDLAAEVLSWLSARNESPAGLPFIRFWCLDDNDQRLIEVGIPTKKLLAEDQRILSGYLPGGDFAHAIHIGPPEQFWVSADALVGWLEREGLSAALRYEAETKIWDGHMAFFVTDPLEKKSNDDWAIELFVLLLADHAA; via the coding sequence ATGCATTATATGAATGAACCGACCATTGAAGCAAGGGGGGAACAGCCATATGTCGGCATTACAGCCAGGATTTCAGGACATATTGGACAAGCGCCTGACCTGGCGGCTGAAGTGTTGTCATGGCTGAGTGCGCGTAACGAATCGCCTGCTGGGCTGCCATTTATTCGCTTCTGGTGCCTGGATGACAATGACCAGCGCCTGATCGAAGTCGGCATACCGACCAAAAAACTGCTTGCTGAAGATCAGCGCATCCTGTCTGGGTATTTGCCGGGGGGAGATTTTGCCCATGCCATTCACATTGGGCCGCCGGAACAATTTTGGGTGTCAGCGGACGCGCTAGTGGGCTGGTTGGAAAGGGAAGGGCTTTCTGCAGCGCTGCGCTACGAAGCTGAGACAAAGATATGGGACGGGCACATGGCTTTTTTTGTCACCGACCCGCTCGAAAAAAAGTCGAACGATGACTGGGCGATTGAGTTGTTTGTTTTGCTGCTTGCTGATCATGCCGCATAA
- a CDS encoding LysM peptidoglycan-binding domain-containing protein, with amino-acid sequence MLSRWSKLLAITGLLLFSLLSFTGQADAASSTYVTKGNTTSKAVALTFDDGSDGTNINKILGTLKTNNVKATFFLTGSGINHHPTWIRNIANAGHQVGNHSYSHPDFTKISIAAMQSELARTETAYKNVTGKSTKPIFRAPFGASNATVFKGVGDAGYTHTIQWNIDTIDWKGLSSTEITNKVVNNIVPGSIVLMHTGAGASGTPGALPGMISKLKAKGYKFVTVSELLKLPPTGGATYTVKAGDTLYSIARKYNVTVAALAKANNITNYNLIRVGQVLVIPGTTAPTPPPSTTVKYTVKAGDTLYSIASKYNTTVAAIASANKITNTNLISVGQVLIIPVKQAPPPVTSVKYTVKAGDTLYSIARKYNTTVTAIAKANNITNVNSLRVGQVLIIPR; translated from the coding sequence ATGTTATCCAGATGGAGCAAATTGCTAGCTATCACGGGATTATTGCTCTTTTCACTGCTGTCGTTCACAGGTCAAGCCGATGCCGCGTCCTCTACCTATGTCACGAAGGGCAATACGACAAGTAAAGCGGTGGCCTTAACGTTCGATGATGGATCTGACGGAACGAATATCAATAAAATTCTCGGCACACTGAAAACCAATAACGTCAAAGCCACCTTCTTTCTGACAGGTTCCGGCATCAATCATCATCCGACCTGGATCCGCAACATCGCCAATGCGGGACATCAGGTCGGCAACCATTCCTACTCACATCCGGATTTCACGAAAATCAGCATTGCCGCTATGCAAAGTGAACTTGCCCGAACCGAAACCGCTTATAAAAATGTCACAGGCAAATCGACGAAACCTATTTTCCGAGCCCCATTCGGCGCCTCCAATGCAACCGTATTTAAAGGAGTCGGTGATGCAGGTTACACACATACTATCCAATGGAATATCGACACCATCGATTGGAAAGGCCTATCGTCCACGGAAATCACCAATAAAGTCGTCAACAATATTGTGCCAGGCTCCATCGTTTTGATGCATACCGGTGCCGGAGCTTCCGGAACCCCCGGTGCACTGCCTGGCATGATCAGCAAACTGAAAGCGAAAGGCTATAAATTCGTCACCGTTTCCGAGCTGTTGAAATTGCCTCCAACAGGTGGAGCGACTTACACAGTCAAAGCAGGTGACACGCTTTACAGCATCGCTAGAAAATACAATGTCACTGTTGCCGCTCTTGCAAAAGCTAATAACATCACCAATTATAATTTGATACGTGTCGGCCAAGTGTTGGTGATTCCGGGTACAACTGCCCCGACGCCGCCGCCATCCACAACCGTCAAATACACCGTTAAAGCCGGCGATACACTTTACAGCATCGCCAGCAAATACAACACAACCGTCGCAGCCATTGCATCCGCCAATAAAATCACCAATACCAACCTTATCAGCGTCGGCCAAGTCTTGATCATTCCAGTCAAACAAGCACCGCCGCCAGTGACGAGCGTCAAGTATACAGTGAAAGCCGGCGACACACTGTACAGTATCGCTAGAAAATACAATACGACCGTCACTGCGATCGCCAAAGCGAATAACATTACCAATGTCAATTCGCTTCGCGTCGGCCAAGTGCTGATCATTCCCCGCTGA
- a CDS encoding DUF4126 domain-containing protein, whose amino-acid sequence MEMVMAVFIGLALSATVGFRIFTPLLITGIFERVDWVTLSEGFSWVGSTPALIAFGAATIFEILVNYIPAVGSFMKLISTPVAALAGILLTASFIGDMNPFLEWAIAIIGGGGVATASHASLTAVKGVSDTALMGPAVSVAEDATATIAPILIFFVPVLAIVFLLGMAFIIFRLYKRFLYRKRPA is encoded by the coding sequence ATGGAGATGGTCATGGCGGTTTTTATTGGCCTAGCGCTGAGCGCGACGGTCGGATTCCGTATTTTCACACCATTATTAATAACAGGGATTTTCGAACGAGTGGATTGGGTCACTTTATCTGAGGGTTTCAGTTGGGTTGGCAGCACGCCAGCGCTTATTGCATTCGGTGCAGCCACGATATTCGAAATTCTGGTCAACTATATTCCGGCGGTCGGGTCGTTTATGAAATTGATTTCGACGCCGGTTGCGGCACTTGCGGGAATTTTGCTGACCGCATCGTTTATCGGCGATATGAATCCATTTCTGGAATGGGCAATCGCGATTATCGGTGGAGGCGGCGTAGCTACCGCTTCACATGCAAGCTTGACGGCAGTGAAAGGGGTCAGCGATACAGCATTGATGGGACCGGCTGTCTCAGTTGCAGAGGATGCCACTGCCACGATTGCCCCCATTTTGATTTTCTTTGTGCCAGTGCTGGCGATCGTCTTTTTACTCGGGATGGCGTTTATTATTTTTCGTTTGTATAAACGTTTTCTATACAGGAAAAGACCGGCTTGA
- a CDS encoding polysaccharide deacetylase family protein, which produces MKKIISFLLLLTFLAANPWLIAAADDSSGEERKVLILYHAEEDTQKEEVPILDMLVGHFSSDITIQSIEDAAAEYVKGDYTHVIYFGLGRRQLTEEELFIVDQYDDIKKMFIGNYFEYFKEAPDLRINDYRTIDAVAGDGKLFDLKEEKDMMLINGIEQMDVLYEGQASDGSYPLIFKNDNLYYVAANSITGKLSDIVGESFFDFFDEEKNQPKKLIRLEDIHPRSDPVLVKQVGDYLAERNIPYAVTVVPVYTNPDTGQRIHLSQAIELVDVLKEMQKNGASLIQHGYLHQYREDETGEGFEYWDVDHDRPIYQSNTAEVKLREDFASDEEYQDFVQNVGLPYEQTHIYDSVVNGVYEMTAEGLYPIAFEAPHYSMSQTGYKELSKYFTTYIGQIQISDRTYDGTFAPLYESTPAGLHGMKVIPETMGYIDPENKQAVDEMMENADYAAQFSDSYLAFFYHPYLGIEKFDELMTQLEKYDQYEWVDLKDMDHKTEVDGMIVETADGDIEVSRPMSVLVAQTTRDLWWVAVPLIIFVIIAAAALAQKFRRRKTDSEFWEKQ; this is translated from the coding sequence ATGAAGAAAATAATATCTTTCCTATTGCTGCTCACCTTCCTGGCCGCAAACCCTTGGCTAATCGCTGCAGCTGATGACTCATCCGGCGAAGAACGGAAAGTATTGATCCTGTATCATGCTGAAGAAGACACACAAAAAGAAGAAGTGCCTATTTTGGATATGCTGGTCGGGCATTTTAGTTCGGATATCACCATACAATCCATTGAGGACGCTGCAGCTGAATATGTCAAAGGCGATTATACGCATGTCATTTATTTTGGCCTTGGAAGACGGCAATTGACGGAAGAGGAATTATTCATTGTCGACCAATACGATGACATTAAGAAAATGTTCATCGGAAACTATTTTGAGTATTTCAAGGAAGCGCCGGACCTGCGCATCAATGATTACCGGACGATCGACGCAGTGGCCGGAGATGGTAAACTTTTCGACTTAAAGGAAGAAAAGGATATGATGCTCATCAATGGCATTGAGCAGATGGATGTTCTATACGAAGGGCAGGCATCTGACGGATCGTATCCGCTGATCTTTAAGAACGATAATTTATATTATGTCGCTGCCAACTCAATTACTGGCAAGCTCAGCGATATTGTCGGTGAATCATTCTTCGATTTTTTCGATGAAGAAAAAAACCAGCCAAAAAAATTGATCCGCCTGGAAGACATTCATCCGAGAAGCGACCCGGTTTTGGTCAAGCAAGTTGGCGATTATTTGGCAGAGCGGAATATTCCATATGCGGTGACGGTCGTGCCCGTCTATACGAATCCTGATACTGGCCAACGAATCCATCTATCTCAAGCGATTGAATTGGTGGATGTATTGAAAGAGATGCAGAAAAATGGGGCCAGCTTGATTCAACATGGCTATCTCCACCAGTATCGGGAAGATGAAACCGGTGAAGGTTTTGAATATTGGGATGTGGATCACGACCGGCCTATCTATCAGTCGAATACCGCTGAAGTAAAACTGCGTGAAGATTTTGCTTCGGATGAGGAATACCAAGATTTTGTCCAGAATGTCGGCTTGCCTTATGAACAAACTCATATTTATGATTCTGTCGTCAACGGGGTCTATGAAATGACGGCAGAAGGATTGTATCCAATCGCTTTTGAAGCGCCCCATTACTCCATGTCTCAAACCGGCTATAAAGAGCTATCCAAGTATTTCACGACATATATCGGCCAGATCCAAATTTCCGATCGGACCTATGACGGCACATTCGCGCCATTGTACGAATCTACTCCGGCAGGCCTTCACGGCATGAAAGTCATTCCGGAAACAATGGGCTATATCGATCCAGAGAATAAACAAGCGGTCGATGAAATGATGGAAAATGCCGATTATGCTGCACAATTCAGCGATAGTTACCTGGCGTTCTTCTATCACCCTTACTTAGGGATCGAGAAGTTCGATGAATTGATGACCCAATTGGAGAAATACGATCAATATGAATGGGTTGACTTGAAAGACATGGACCACAAAACGGAAGTGGACGGCATGATAGTCGAGACAGCAGATGGTGATATCGAGGTTTCGCGCCCAATGAGTGTCCTTGTTGCGCAGACGACCAGAGATCTTTGGTGGGTTGCTGTTCCGTTAATCATTTTCGTCATCATCGCTGCAGCCGCTCTTGCGCAGAAATTCCGCAGGCGCAAAACGGACAGCGAGTTCTGGGAAAAGCAATGA
- a CDS encoding glycosyltransferase — protein sequence MNILITATVVLFWILLLFYSAVTIGGVWYRLRFRNPPKIKHYPSVAVLIPAHNEEIVIENTLRAMARLKYEGKLDVYILDDSSKDGTAAIVQEFAEVFSRIHYIPVPPGNPKGKSRVLNYGLSVTDSDYFVVYDADNEPEPDALEKLVQAAETVPNAAGAVGYVKTKNVDTNVLTRMIALEFQVFQLLMQCGRWALFRLGSLAGTNMLLRRSVIEKLGGYDVYALAEDAELTVRLTAAGYVLPVIPTSRTWEQEPETLKAFIKQRTRWLTGNLYLLEKSMKDWSHWRGRTFVLSLQHLFTYLIFVLMLLISDIFFILSISGVDIPNIGAPLMMLWFMTYIVYTAQLLSALVVDRNVSLTNVLYVLVMYFTYAQLFILLLIRSVATYTWSKLRKKTIAWDKTQRFKGRVDS from the coding sequence ATGAATATTCTCATCACTGCCACAGTTGTCCTGTTTTGGATTTTGCTGCTGTTCTATTCCGCGGTGACGATCGGGGGCGTCTGGTACCGGCTGCGGTTCCGAAACCCGCCGAAGATCAAACATTATCCGAGCGTGGCCGTGTTGATCCCTGCACATAACGAGGAAATCGTCATTGAAAATACATTGCGCGCCATGGCGCGGCTGAAATATGAAGGCAAGCTGGATGTATATATCTTGGATGACAGCTCGAAGGATGGAACAGCTGCTATCGTTCAAGAATTTGCGGAAGTCTTTTCGCGCATCCATTACATTCCTGTGCCGCCCGGCAATCCGAAGGGTAAATCACGGGTCTTGAACTACGGTTTGAGTGTCACGGATTCGGATTATTTTGTCGTCTATGATGCCGACAACGAACCCGAGCCGGATGCGTTGGAGAAATTGGTCCAGGCGGCAGAAACGGTGCCGAACGCTGCAGGGGCTGTCGGATATGTCAAAACGAAAAATGTCGATACGAATGTGTTGACCCGTATGATCGCACTCGAATTCCAAGTGTTCCAACTGCTCATGCAATGCGGCCGCTGGGCTCTTTTCAGACTTGGGTCTCTCGCCGGTACAAATATGCTTCTGCGCCGTTCGGTCATCGAGAAACTCGGAGGCTATGATGTGTATGCCTTGGCAGAGGATGCCGAACTGACAGTCCGTCTGACAGCTGCAGGTTATGTTTTGCCCGTCATTCCGACTTCCCGCACTTGGGAACAGGAGCCCGAAACATTGAAAGCGTTCATCAAGCAACGGACACGCTGGCTGACTGGCAACTTGTATTTGCTGGAAAAATCAATGAAGGATTGGTCGCACTGGAGAGGCAGAACTTTCGTGCTTAGTTTGCAGCATCTCTTCACATACCTGATTTTTGTGTTGATGTTGCTGATTTCGGACATCTTTTTCATCCTAAGCATTTCCGGAGTTGATATCCCGAACATCGGTGCGCCGCTCATGATGCTTTGGTTTATGACCTATATCGTCTATACCGCGCAGCTTTTGAGTGCGCTCGTCGTCGATCGGAATGTTTCATTGACCAATGTGCTGTATGTGCTGGTCATGTACTTCACGTATGCCCAACTGTTCATCTTGCTGCTGATCCGCAGCGTGGCAACATATACATGGAGCAAATTGCGCAAAAAAACGATTGCCTGGGACAAAACCCAGCGCTTCAAAGGGAGAGTGGATTCATGA
- the galU gene encoding UTP--glucose-1-phosphate uridylyltransferase GalU has translation MKITKAIIPAAGLGTRFLPATKAMPKEMLPIVDKPTIQYIVEEAIASGITSIIIVTGKGKRAIEDHFDHAFELEHLLKEQGKLDVLDSVLATSEVEIHYIRQKQPLGLGHAIWSARHFIGDEPFAVLLGDDIVQNDPPALHQLIEQFEITESPVIGVKEVSDSETHRYGIVAPSEIDGALMKVDHFVEKPEPGHAPSNFAIMGRYVLTPEIFRLLAEQEPGAGGEIQLTDAIEKLNAIRPVQAFAFEGKRYDVGEKYGFIETTIEFALQRPELKAQLLDLFEKKLAEEKAGQ, from the coding sequence ATGAAGATCACAAAAGCAATCATCCCCGCAGCAGGTCTCGGCACCCGTTTTTTGCCGGCGACAAAAGCGATGCCGAAAGAAATGCTGCCAATTGTCGATAAGCCGACAATCCAATATATCGTTGAAGAAGCGATTGCTTCAGGCATCACCAGCATCATCATTGTTACAGGAAAAGGCAAGCGTGCCATTGAAGACCATTTCGACCATGCCTTTGAACTTGAACATCTCCTGAAAGAGCAAGGGAAGCTCGATGTGCTCGACTCGGTACTTGCTACATCAGAAGTGGAAATCCATTACATCCGCCAAAAACAGCCGCTTGGCCTCGGCCATGCCATCTGGTCGGCCAGGCATTTTATTGGAGATGAGCCGTTCGCGGTGCTGCTCGGGGATGATATTGTCCAAAATGATCCACCGGCGCTTCACCAATTAATCGAGCAGTTCGAGATAACGGAGAGCCCGGTCATCGGAGTGAAGGAAGTAAGCGATAGTGAAACGCACCGTTATGGAATCGTTGCGCCGTCCGAAATTGACGGTGCTCTCATGAAAGTCGACCATTTTGTCGAAAAGCCAGAGCCAGGCCATGCACCTTCAAATTTCGCCATCATGGGCAGGTACGTCCTAACGCCAGAAATTTTCCGCTTATTAGCCGAACAGGAACCTGGAGCAGGAGGGGAAATCCAATTGACCGATGCCATCGAAAAGTTGAATGCGATCCGTCCTGTCCAAGCATTTGCATTCGAAGGAAAACGCTATGATGTAGGCGAAAAATACGGTTTCATCGAAACGACGATTGAGTTTGCCTTGCAGCGGCCTGAATTGAAAGCGCAGTTGCTCGACCTGTTCGAAAAGAAATTGGCTGAGGAAAAGGCAGGACAATAG
- a CDS encoding YjiH family protein, with amino-acid sequence MTSIPKEKQALSPSATWKFIIPSLIGALLFLVPVSYDGQITIGVGILASFLLSTFGEWIPGFILVLLGFSAFAGLAASIVKPGFIQNSDMLRPIFIIGPVSLAIRFIGFAVGIMAFYEIGPQAIASRNTGGVVLYDLAPVLLTWFLFAGILLPLLVEFGLMEFVGTLLNKVMRPVFTLPGRSSIDAMASWMGAAPVGVLVTMKQYDEGYYTKREAAVIATTFSIASVAFSLVVANVIGIGHLFLPFYLAVSVACLVAAVIMPRIPPLSRKTDTYREGVGKQIDDSVPENVSLVKWGFEAARLKASQAASGKKLAQSGIGTVMDIWLGLIPLVMALGTAALVIAEYTPIFRIIAYPLIPLLTLLGLPEAAQAAPTLLVGFADMFLPAVLGSSIESDLTKFVIAGMSLTQLIYMSEIGILILRSNIPVKFWELLVIFLLRTAITLPIIVLFAHLFV; translated from the coding sequence ATGACCAGCATACCAAAAGAGAAACAGGCCTTATCGCCATCTGCAACATGGAAATTTATCATCCCATCATTAATCGGGGCTTTGCTATTCCTTGTCCCTGTCTCCTATGACGGGCAAATTACAATCGGGGTCGGCATTCTTGCTTCATTCTTGCTGTCGACATTCGGGGAGTGGATTCCTGGATTCATTTTGGTTCTTCTTGGCTTCTCAGCATTCGCAGGATTGGCAGCGAGTATCGTGAAACCTGGATTCATCCAAAATTCCGATATGCTTCGTCCGATTTTCATCATCGGACCAGTTAGCTTGGCAATCCGCTTTATCGGATTTGCGGTTGGTATCATGGCCTTCTATGAAATAGGCCCGCAAGCGATTGCTTCACGCAATACAGGGGGCGTCGTGCTTTACGACTTGGCTCCGGTGTTGTTGACCTGGTTCTTGTTTGCCGGCATTCTCTTGCCGTTGCTTGTCGAGTTCGGCTTGATGGAGTTTGTCGGGACTTTGCTCAATAAAGTCATGCGTCCGGTATTTACATTGCCGGGGCGTTCGTCAATTGATGCGATGGCTTCCTGGATGGGCGCTGCGCCTGTAGGTGTTTTGGTGACGATGAAACAATACGATGAAGGCTATTACACGAAACGCGAAGCGGCCGTTATCGCGACGACTTTCTCCATCGCTTCTGTCGCGTTCAGCTTAGTCGTCGCAAACGTCATCGGCATTGGCCACCTGTTCCTGCCATTTTATCTAGCGGTTTCGGTCGCTTGCTTAGTCGCAGCGGTCATCATGCCGCGCATTCCGCCTTTGTCCCGTAAAACTGATACATACCGGGAAGGCGTCGGGAAACAAATCGACGACAGCGTTCCAGAGAATGTTTCTTTGGTCAAATGGGGATTTGAAGCCGCACGCTTGAAAGCGAGCCAAGCCGCGAGCGGCAAGAAGCTGGCACAGTCCGGCATCGGCACCGTTATGGATATCTGGCTCGGGTTGATCCCGCTGGTCATGGCTCTTGGCACGGCCGCGCTGGTCATCGCAGAATACACGCCGATCTTCCGCATCATCGCGTATCCGCTCATTCCGTTGCTGACACTTTTAGGCTTGCCAGAAGCGGCACAAGCGGCACCGACTTTACTGGTCGGATTCGCGGATATGTTCCTCCCGGCGGTGCTCGGCAGCAGCATCGAAAGCGATTTGACGAAATTCGTCATCGCTGGCATGTCGCTAACGCAGTTAATCTATATGTCGGAAATCGGCATCTTGATCCTGCGCTCGAATATTCCGGTGAAGTTTTGGGAGCTGTTGGTCATTTTTCTCTTGCGTACAGCGATCACTTTGCCGATCATCGTCTTGTTCGCACATCTTTTCGTATAA